One Capsicum annuum cultivar UCD-10X-F1 chromosome 2, UCD10Xv1.1, whole genome shotgun sequence genomic window carries:
- the LOC107858644 gene encoding ADP-ribosylation factor-like protein 8a isoform X2, with the protein MGLWEAFLNWLRSLFFKQEMELSLIGLQNAGKTSLVNVIATGGYSEDMIPTVGFNMKKVTKGNVTIKLWDLGGQPRFRSMWERYCRAVSVIVKPSLSGIPLLVLGNKIDKPGALSKQAFTDEMGLKSITDREVCCYMISCKNSTNIDSVIDWLVKHSKSKS; encoded by the exons ATGGGTCTCTGGGAAGCTTTTCTCAATTGGCTCAGAAG CCTCTTCTTTAAACAGGAAATGGAGCTTTCTTTGATAGGGCTGCAAAATGCAGGGAAAACTTCGCTTGTAAATGTTATTGCC ACTGGTGGATATAGTGAAGATATGATACCAACG GTGGGATTTAACATGAAGAAAGTGACTAAAGGTAATGTCACTATAAAATTGTGGGACCTTGGAGGTCAGCCAAGATTCCGAAGTATGTGGGAAAGATACTGTCGCGCAGTTTCAGTTATAGT CAAGCCGTCATTGAGTGGTATTCCATTGCTGGTATTGGGGAACAAGATTGACAAGCCTGGAGCTCTGTCCAAGCAGGCTTTCACTGATGAGAT GGGATTGAAATCTATAACTGACAGAGAAGTGTGCTGCTATATGATCTCATGCAAAAATTCCACCAATATTGACTCAGTCATTGATTGGCTTGTTAAGCACTCAAAATCAAAGAGTTGA
- the LOC107858644 gene encoding ADP-ribosylation factor-like protein 8a isoform X1 — protein MGLWEAFLNWLRSLFFKQEMELSLIGLQNAGKTSLVNVIATGGYSEDMIPTVGFNMKKVTKGNVTIKLWDLGGQPRFRSMWERYCRAVSVIVYVVDAADHDNLSISKSELHDLLSKPSLSGIPLLVLGNKIDKPGALSKQAFTDEMGLKSITDREVCCYMISCKNSTNIDSVIDWLVKHSKSKS, from the exons ATGGGTCTCTGGGAAGCTTTTCTCAATTGGCTCAGAAG CCTCTTCTTTAAACAGGAAATGGAGCTTTCTTTGATAGGGCTGCAAAATGCAGGGAAAACTTCGCTTGTAAATGTTATTGCC ACTGGTGGATATAGTGAAGATATGATACCAACG GTGGGATTTAACATGAAGAAAGTGACTAAAGGTAATGTCACTATAAAATTGTGGGACCTTGGAGGTCAGCCAAGATTCCGAAGTATGTGGGAAAGATACTGTCGCGCAGTTTCAGTTATAGT TTATGTTGTTGATGCTGCTGATCATGATAATcttagcatttctaaaagtgaactCCATGACCTGCTCAGCAAGCCGTCATTGAGTGGTATTCCATTGCTGGTATTGGGGAACAAGATTGACAAGCCTGGAGCTCTGTCCAAGCAGGCTTTCACTGATGAGAT GGGATTGAAATCTATAACTGACAGAGAAGTGTGCTGCTATATGATCTCATGCAAAAATTCCACCAATATTGACTCAGTCATTGATTGGCTTGTTAAGCACTCAAAATCAAAGAGTTGA